Below is a genomic region from Isosphaeraceae bacterium EP7.
GGCGTGGTCGAACGTGGCCGAGATGGCGTGCAGGATCCGGCACGAAGGGGCGAACTCACATTCGTATCCCGCCCATCGCAGCCTGAAGGCGAGGTCAACGTCCTCGTAATAGGACCCGAAGCTCGGGTCGAGCAGGCCCGATCGGCGCAGCGCCGATGCGCGATAGATGGCCGCTGCCCCGCTTGCTCCGAAGACGCGATCAGCCGGCCTGACGGCCCATTCGGCCGCGGACTCACCGTGCCCTCGCTTGGTCGGCCAGCCGAAGAACGCGTATGAGTCTCCCGCCGAGTCGACCCGATCCGGCTCGGACAGGACGAGCACCAACGGGGCAACCGAGCCGACGGCCGGGTTTTCAAACGGCCGTAGGGCCGCTTCGTACCATCCTTCGGTCACTTCCGTATCATTATTCAGGAGCTGGACGAATTCGCCTTTTGCGGCCGCGAGTCCGGCGTTCGCCGTCGTACAGAAGCCGCCGTTCTTCTCCATCCTGAGCAGGCGGACGGCCGGATGAATCGCGGAAATCCACTCGGCTGTTCCGTCCGTCGAAGCGTCGTCGATGACGAGAATCTCGACCCCCGGCGGCGAGTGCTGGTCCAGGCTGGCCAGGCATCGCTCCAGAAGCGCGCGGCCGTTGTAGGTCGGGATGACGACGGAAAGTCTCGGCGACGACCGCTCGATCAACGACGCCCCCTCCTCGTCCGCGCCGAGAGGCCCCGAAGCGGCTCGGGCTTGCCCCAGCTGGTCCTGCTCCAGCAGACGTGCTCGATGGTCATGACAAGGACCTTCAAGTCGAGCCAGAAATTCCAACGCTGGATGTAGTCGAGGTCATACTGCACCCGCTTGCGAAGCGACGTCCGGCCTCTCCAACCGTGCACCTGGGCCCAGCCGGTCATGCCGCCCGGCATGGCGTGGCGGAGGTCGTAATCGGGGACGGCCGTGCGGAACTGATCGACGAAGATGGGCCGTTCAGGTCTCGGGCCAACCAAACTCATATCACCCATCACGACATTCATAAGCTGGGGCAGCTCGTCGATGTTCGACCGCCTGAGCCACGAACCGACCCTGGTGCACCGCTGGTCGTAATTCGACGCCCAGATCGGTCCGGTCGCACCCTCGGCGTCGACGCTCATGCTGCGGAACTTGAAGAGCTTGAAGACGCGTCCCCCCTGCCCGACCCGTTCCTGGGTGTAGAGGATCGGCCTGCCGGACGTTACCCAGATGATCAAGGCCACGGTTAACAGAAGGGGGCTCAACAGCAGCAGGCCCAGAAGCGACGCGGTCGCGTCGAGGACCCGTTTCGCCAGGCGATCCCATCGCCAGCTGGCGTGGGTGTGGGGCGAATGGTATGGGGAGTGGCCCATCGGCCCGGCTTTTCGGTCCTCGCCCACCCAATGGACGCTGACCTCGGCGCGGTTCAGGCTGCTCAGGGCGGGCTCGAGCCGCTTGCCTTGCGGCCCGGACATGGCGACGACCAGGTGGGTGGCGCCCGAGCGAGTCACCACCTCGGCGAGGCTGTCGAGCCGGCCCAGGACGGGGACCGGCTCGGACTGCGAGTGCAAGGCGAGTTGCCGCCCGCGGCTCGGGCCGCCAGAATGGCGGGGGTGGCCGGCGTCGACGAAGCCGATGACGGGGAGATCCAGCCAGGGGCCGTCCCGAAGACTACGAGCCACGCGACGGCTGTCGCGATGGAAGCCGACGATCAGGACGCGGCCGGTGGCCACGGCCGGACTCGGCCATCTCCACCAGCGATTCCTGTCCAGGGGATTGTCCATGAGTCTCCACCGATCCATCGGCGTGGGATTCGGGGGCGGGGCGGGCCGGCGACGACTCTCCCTCACACCGCGAGCTGTCTGGCCATCCGTGGCGAAGCTCACTCGGATTTCCCTCAAGGCACTCCATCGGACGATCCGACGCTTGATTCCAGTTATTCCGAGAAACTCGGCCGTGCCGCCTTCCCCGCGGCCGGCCCGACAGGGCCATCAAGCGTGACGACTCGTCCCCCGGCGACGGTCCGACTTTCGGTCGTGATCGTCAACTACAACAGTTGGCCCGACACCCTGCGACTCGTCGGAGAGTTAGCCAACGCGCCCGAGGTTCGCTCGGGCCTCTGCGAAGTCGTCATCGTCGACAACGCGTCGGCTGGCCCTCCTCCCTCGGAACTCGACGCGGCCAATGCCAGCGTCAGGCTCGTCGAGCGAGAGGACAACGGCGGGTTTGCGGCGGGGGTCAACGACGGGGTGCGGGCCGCGCATGGGGCGCGAATCCTGGTCTTGAACCCCGACGTTGTCACCGCGCCCGACTTCCTGTCCAGGGTCTTCCGCCGGCTCGATGGCGACGAGAAGTCCGGGGCCAGGCCACCGGGCGTGGTCGGCTTTGCGCTGGTCAACTCCGATGGATCGCGACAGGGATCCGTCGGGGCCTTCCCCGACCTGGCCCGGGTCGTCTGGGAGCAGTTCATACCTCGGAGTCGGCGGAAATACCAGGCCGATTGGCGTCCGGAGGGGGGTTCTGTCGATTGGGTTACAGGGGCCTGCATGCTGCTCTCGCGGGACATGCTCGACGAGATTGGCGGGATGGACGAGGACTTCTTTCTGTATCACGAAGAGGTCGCCCTCTGTCGGGTGGCACGAGACGCCGGCTGGCGCGTGGAATATGACCCCTCGGCCGAGGTCGTCCATCGAGATCCCTTGCAAAATCGGGCACTTTCCCCCAAGATGCGCCTGATTACCAGGCACAGCAAGCTCCTCTATTTCCGCAAGCACTTACCACGTTGGCAGTTCCTCATTTTATCCTGGGTCGTCACGCTGGAGTCGGGTTGTGCCCTGCTCTGGCTCAGAGCCCGCGAAGAAACGCAGGAGACGCGATCGTGGGCCCGGATCGGCGAAGTCGCCAGGGCATTGCGGAACGGCGAGACGCCGGGAGGAGGGACGGTCCGACGCCTCGCCGAAGCGGTGGAGGAGACCGGGCCGGATGACGGTGGGGCGTCGAAGCCCACCTCGGGCCTGGGCGCACACCGTCGGAACTGAGCATCGCTCCGGGAAGAAAGTCGATCGGCCGCCGGATGCTGGCCGCGTCTCCCCGAATCTAAGGATGGATCTCGTGAGACCGACCCAACACGCCACACGCATGGCCGCCCTGATGATCCTCGCCGCGGGCCTGCTCGGCTGGCTGGCCAGGCACACCGAGATCCTCTTCGCCGACGGCCTGCGCTACGTCGCCCAGGCGAAGCTCATCGACCAAGGGACCTGGCGGGAGGGTCTCGTCAGATCGGTCGACCACCCGATCTACCCCATGGCGATCGCGGCGGTTCACCAAGTCGTCGGCGGTACGAGCCCCGACGACTGGCAGTTTGCGGCCCAACTGGCCTCGATCCTCGCCGGCGTGCTGCTGGTGATCCCGCTCTACCTGGTCTCGGCCGAACTCTTCGGCGACGAGACGGCCTGGCTCGCCTGTATCCTGGCGTTCCTCGTGCCGATCACCGGCCACGTCTTCGCCGACGCCCTGAGTGAGTCGACATTCCTCCTCTTCTGGAGTTGGGGCTTCTGGGCGGGCCTGCGCTTCCTCCGTCAGGGGAAGTTCGGCTGGCTCCCCCTGAGCGTCGCGTTCGGCGGGCTTGCGTACCTCTGCCGGCCAGAGGGGCTACTTCTACCGGCGGCGCTGGCGTGCACCCTGCTGCTGATGCCGCTGACCCAATCGACCCGAATGTACTGGCCTCGCTGGTGGGCGGCGATCGCGTTCCTGATTCTGGGCCCAGCCCTGGTTGCCGGCCCGTTCGTGCTTGCACGCGGCGGCCTGGCGACCAAGCCGGCGGTCGGGCGACTGCTCGGCCTGACGGCCAAATCGGGAACTCTGGCCGTGGAGCGTGAACGTCCGCTCGAGCCGGACCAGAGCGTGGCCAAGACCTACGCCCTGGCCTTTCGCTCGGTCGCCCGAGCGATCCGCGATGCGGTCTCGCTCCCTCTGCTCCCGCTCGTCGCCTTCGGTCTCTGGATCGCCTGGCCACCCCGCGAGCGCTCGAGGCTCTGGCTCTTCGTCATGGTTGTCGAAGGTGCCGCATTCCTCGGCCTGATGCGACTGCACGCGACCGGAGGCTACTGCACGCCGAGGCACGCGATGCTCGCGGTCCTGCCGATGTTTGGAGCGGCGGCGCTCGGCCTTTCGACCCTCATCCGCGCGATCGTCATTCCGGGTCGCTGGTTCGGCCAGCCCGAGACGACGTTCCGCCCCGGCCCGATCATCTGGGCCATGGCGTTTGCTGCGATCGTCACCATGCAGACCGATGGCCTGCTCGCGCCGGTCAATGATCGCTTCGGCAGCTACAAGGATGCCGGCGGCTGGGTCTCTGCCCACGTCCCCGAGGGCGCCAAGATCGTCGACGTCACCGGCTGGTCGCAGTTCTACTCGGGACGGCCCGGATATACGTTCGCCGACCTGCACGACGCCCGCCCTTCGGGCTCGGCCCGCTGGATTGTGGTGCGTGACGCCCACCTGAAGGGGCCCTGGATCTACTGCGACTGGCTCCGCGAGATGGTCGCCGGCCGGACCCCGGTCGCTTCCTTCCCCCCCGAGCCCGTCCGCGGCGTGGCCCAGGTCTACATCTTCGACCGAGAGACCCCTCCCGCGCAAGCCGCCGCGGTTGGTGCCGCCCCCGAGCGTCGTTGATCACGGTTCTGTTCCAGGCACAACGCTCCGGAGGGTCGGCGTGCACGATTCGACGCAGCCCACACCGAGATGGCCCGGCACGCGAAGCTTGTTGATGGCGCTGGCGGGATATTTTGTCGCGCTCATCGCGGCCACATATCCCGCGCTTCTCAGCCCGACGACCCGCATCCCGGGACATCCCACCGATCCCCTCGTGCATCTCTGGACGATGCGAAACACCCAGGCCGGCATGGGGGGCGATCGCTCTCCTTACTTCTCCGACGGCCTGAACTACCCGACCGGCCTGCCGCTGGGCTTCAACCCGACGATGCACCTTCAGACCGTCGGTTTCATGGCCCTTTCGGCCTTCACCGACAACGACATCCTCAGATTCAACATCCTCTGGACCTTCGGCTTTCTCTCGACGGGCATCGGCGCGTTCCTGCTCGGATTTCGGGTGAGTCGGAGCCGCTGCGCCGCCTGGCTCGCCGGCCTGGCGACGATGCTCAGCGGCCCGATGATGCTGCACGCGCACGGTCACGTCGAGTTGATTCAGATGGGCGCGGTCTCGCTCTTCCTGATGGCCTGGATCGACTTCATCGAGAGACCTAAGGTCGGGAGGATGCTGGTCGCCGGCGTTTTCTATCTGGCGATGGTCTTCAGCTGTCCCTATCTCGCGGTCCTCGGCCTCATACCCGCCACCTGGTATCTCGCGTGGGCCACCTGGCAGCAGGTTAGGTCACAGAGACTGGGCTGGCTCAGGTTGCGACTCCGCTGGTCGCTGGCGCTTTCCGCCCTCCTCGTTGGGCCGCTTGCATTAGCCTTCGCTGGCCAGGTGTGGGCGGTCTCGGCCGGCTATTCGATGCAACGCCCTCGCACCGCCTTCGACCGCTTCGGCGCCGCGGCCTGGAGCTATGCCGTCCCCACTCCCGAGCATGGCCTGGGGAAGATCCTCTTGAATCTGGGCGGGACCTTCTTCGACGATCGGGTCTACGAGTGCGGTTCCTATCTAGGCCTGGTTTCAATCGGACTCCTGCTGGTCGCAGCCCGAAGTTCGGGCCGCTCGCGCTTGCCGAATGCCGGTTTCTGGTGGTCGGTCCTGGGGCTTATGTTCGTCCTTTCCCTGGGCTCACGGCTCGACGTGTTCGGGCTGAACGTCCCGCTGCCCGCCGGTTGGTTGTGGACGTTGCTGCCACCGATGCGATTGCTCCGCGTGCCGGCCCGTTTCAACCTTCTTGTGGCCGTCGCCGCCGCCGCGCCCGTGGCCATCGGTGCCAGAATGCTGCTGGAACACCTGGACCTTCGTCGGCGACTTGCCGCCACCTTGGTCCTCGCAGTCCTCATCGTGGTCGATCTCAGCATGGTCTTTTTTCCGACCGCTGCCATCCCGGACGTCCCCGACTACTACCGCACTCTGGCCGGACGAGAGGGCAGCCGCTCCTTGATCGACGCCCCCTTGTTCGATTCTTCCGAGGGCCTGCCGCAATCCTCGCTCTGGGGCTACTGGCAGTCGAAGCACGGCATCTGCTCCACGGCCGGTTACAGCGCCCACCCCAATCGTGCGTTCGACGCCGCCATCATTCACCCCTCGCCATTCTGGTCGGAACGCAATCGGGCCGGGGCCGAACATCCGGAAAGCTCGGCCGACCTGCGCGACGAGGTCTGGCTCTATCTCACGATCCATAGCTTCGATCACGTCGTGCTGCATCGCGCCGAGCCATTCGAGCTTGCAATACCCATGGAATTCGGACCTCTGGAACGGGCCCTCGCGAGTGCCGAGATTCACCGGGACTCCGCCGTCACCATCTGGTCGCGCGAGAAGCTCGCGTCGCCAATCCGGCCGATGCTGCTCCGGCTCGACGGCTGGAAGATTCGCCCCGACACCAGGCAGGACGGCGAGTGGGTGGCCGGCCGAACCTCGAAGCTGGCCCTGTTCGTCCCGCCGGATTCGGGCCCGATTGCGCTTCAGTCGTCCATGAGGGTCGACGGTGAGGATCGCCCGGTCCGATTGTCGGAAGACGATCGGACGCTGGCCGAGTGGACAGCCAGCTCGACCCGAGAGGTGCTGTTCACCACGGCCGATCTTAAGATTCGACCGGGCCTGCATCATCTGACCCTGTCCGTCGCCGATGGGAGCTCGAGGTCTCGACGAGCCGATGATTTTCCCGTCCTCAAGGTTCGCGGACTCACTGTCTCCAACGGCTTGAAGCCCGCTCAACTGGCCAGCCCGGGGCGATCGCCCGACCGGGAGGCGACGCGATGAGAGTCGCCTGGTTCACGCACCGATATGCACCGGTTATCGGCGGATCCGAGAATTACGCCCGCGCGATGGTGCGCCGGATGGTGGGCGAAGGGCATGAGGTCGATGTCTTCACGACTGATGCCGACGACCTCGCACGCTTCACGAGCCCCGCAGGCCGAGCAATCGAAGCCGATTCTCGAACAAACATCGACGGGGCGCGGATCACCAGGTTCCGGCCTCGTCACGTCCCTGGACAGCGCTACGCGGGAAAGCTGCTAGGCTACGCACCACTTCCGTCGATCCGCAGTCAATTCGCCTCGTTCTTCCCGATCCTGCCCGGGATTAATCGCGTAAGAGGCGAATACGACCTGGTCTGCTCGATTGCGTTCCCTTACACAAATTTCACTTACGCGGCGCTCCGTACGGCAAGGGCCGCCGGTGCCCCGCTCGTGGTCACCCCGTTCCTCCACCTCGCGACCCCCGGCGACCCGGTCCATCGGGCCTACACACGATCGCATCAACGCTGGCTTCTCTCCCAGGCGGACCTCGTGGTTGCCGCCACGCGGCTGGAGGCCGACACCATTGTCTCGTGGGGCATCAATCGGTCTCGACTTCTCACTCTGCCGATGGCCATCGAGCACGCGGATGTTACCGGAGGGGATGGTTTGGATTTTCGAGCCAGACTCGGCCTCGACGCATCCACGCCCCTCGTCGGCCAACTCGGCGCGCTTGACCTCGACAAGGGGACCGTCGACTTGGTGAACGCCCTTTCTCGGATCAACGCATCTCGGGTTGGAACGCCCGTTCAGCTCGCCCTCGCCGGGCGGGCGACACCCAGGTTCGCCGAGTTCCTGGGCACCCTTGAACACTCCCCCTGGCTGCACCACATCGGACCGATCACGACGGAGGAGTGTCGCGGGTTCTTCGACGCGATCGACATTTTCGCCATGCCGTCCCGGACCGACTCCTTCGGCATCGTTTTCCTGGAGGCCTGGGCCAACGGCAAACCCGTCGTCGCCGCACGCGCGGGTGGGGTCGCCGAGGTGGTTCAGGATGGGGTCAACGGGCTGCTCGTCCCGTTCGGCCAGCCCGGCGACCTTGCCGCCGCAATCGGCCGTCTGGTCGCAAGCCCCTCGCTCGGGCAAACTCTGGGAGCGACCGGGAAGCAGCAGGTCGAGACGGGCTACACTTGGGATGACCGCTATCGGACGCTCACCGGCCGGATCGAAACGCTGACCTCGGTCGATCGCCGAACGAGATCGTCCCGAATCGCCTCGGGAAGCCCCCTCGCCACGAATCCGTCTGGCAGCGTGCTCGGGTCGTAGAATGCCGGTTCTTTGCAGGGCCGATCGGGTAGAATCAGTGCTTCAAGGCGTGAGTCAGCACCGACCGAACCCCTCGGCCCGCGATGGCGTATTCTAGAGTGGGGCATTGAGTCGACTTGCTTCCGCACTCGGCCCGCCCCAGGAGTGCATCATGTTCTTCCACTTCGACTATATGTACCTCGTCTTCGTCGCGCCGGCCATGTTGCTCGCCATGTGGGCGCAGGCACGGGTCTCATCCGCCTATGCCAGGGGCTCACAGGTCAATTCTTCCTCGGGGATTACCGGGGCGGAGGCCGCGCGACGGATCATGGAAGGTGACGGAATCTACGACGTCCCCATCGAGCCCGTGGCCGGGCACTTGACGGACCATTACGACCCTTCGAACAAGGTACTCAGGCTCTCGCAGGATAATTTCTACGGCACCTCGCTCTCCGCCCTCGGCGTGGCGGCCCATGAAGCGGGGCACGCCATCCAGGACGCGCATCGTTATCCGTTGATGGTCGTCCGCGGCCTGATGGTCCCGATCGCCAGCTTCGGATCGAGCGCCGCCTGGATCACGATGATCGCCGGCTTCATGCTGTCGATGACCCCGTTGATTCTCGCCGGCGTCATCCTGTTCAGTACGACGGTCGTCTTCCAGCTCGTCAATCTTCCGGTCGAGTTCGACGCCAGCCGCCGGGCCAGGGCTAATCTCGCCGTGACCGGCCTGATCCGTCCCGAGGAAGACAAGGTCGTCGGGGACGTCCTCAACGCGGCAGCCTGGACCTATGTGGCCGCCACGTTGTCCAGCGTGCTCACCCTCCTGTACTACCTGTATCGCCTCGGCCTGCTCGGCGGCCGGAGCGACGACTGACTTCCGCGGCAGCATGCGGCCTGGAAGCGATGTGATGCGGCGTCGGAACGGCCGAGGGTTGCCGACGCTGGGAGGCGACCTCGGCGAGGAGGTCAAGCAACCGATTTCGGAACTGGGAGAGGCTGAATCCGTCGGCTCGACGTCGCGCCTCTCCGGCGTCGTGCGGCATTCCGTCGGCTTCCCATGTGTCCAGTGCTGCCTGAAGTGACCCCGTCGTGGGTTCGGGATAGACCCGGCCCACGCGGTCGTTCACCGTCTCGGCGACGCCGCCTCGCCCAAGTGCGATGACCGGACAACCGCAGGCCAGAGCTTCCATGGGCACGATGCCGAAGTCTTCCTCACCGGGGAAGATCAGTGCCCGGCAAGTCTGATATTGCTCGCGGATCACCTCGTCGGGTTGCCACCCCAGGAACCGGACATTGGGCCCGGCGATCCGCTCCAGGCGTGCCCGCTCGGGACCTTCTCCGATGATCGTCAGGGCTCGTCCCGTCTTGATGCAGGCTTCGATCGCCTGATCGATTCGCTTGTAAGGCACCAGCGCGGAGACACAGAGATAGCCTTGCGACCGCTGGACGGGCTCGGCCGACGGGCGGTAGAAGTCGGTGTCGACGGGGGGCTGGATGACGCGACTTTCGCGATCGTAGCATCGCGCGATCCGGTCGCGGATCGTCTCGGAGATCGAGACGAAGTGGGTCACCCGGGCCGCTGAGCCTCGGTCCCACCGACGCAAACGGTCGAGCAGAAAGCCCGCCAGTGCTTTGCGTAGCGGCTTACCCTCATAGGAGGCCAGATAAGCTTCGCGTCCATCCCAGACGTAGCGCATCGGGGTGAAGCAGTAGCAGACGTGAGGCACGCCGGCCGGCACGCTGACCGATTTAGCCACGCAATGGCTCAGGCTGACGACGAGGTCGACATCGCCCACATTCAGGCGGCCAGCTGCCAGGGGCATGATCGGTAGGAGCTTGCGATAGTGCCGGAAGATCCCCGGCAGGCGTTGCAGGGGCGATGTCCTGATCGACATCGCCTCGATGGCCGGGCTGAGC
It encodes:
- a CDS encoding glycosyltransferase; translated protein: MDASTRRAGSPRTRRPSAHSPTAFEGLRIALVHDWLTGMRGGEKCLEVLCRAFPDATLHTLIHREGRLSPAIEAMSIRTSPLQRLPGIFRHYRKLLPIMPLAAGRLNVGDVDLVVSLSHCVAKSVSVPAGVPHVCYCFTPMRYVWDGREAYLASYEGKPLRKALAGFLLDRLRRWDRGSAARVTHFVSISETIRDRIARCYDRESRVIQPPVDTDFYRPSAEPVQRSQGYLCVSALVPYKRIDQAIEACIKTGRALTIIGEGPERARLERIAGPNVRFLGWQPDEVIREQYQTCRALIFPGEEDFGIVPMEALACGCPVIALGRGGVAETVNDRVGRVYPEPTTGSLQAALDTWEADGMPHDAGEARRRADGFSLSQFRNRLLDLLAEVASQRRQPSAVPTPHHIASRPHAAAEVSRRSGRRAGRGDTGSTGG
- a CDS encoding glycosyltransferase family 4 protein; its protein translation is MRVAWFTHRYAPVIGGSENYARAMVRRMVGEGHEVDVFTTDADDLARFTSPAGRAIEADSRTNIDGARITRFRPRHVPGQRYAGKLLGYAPLPSIRSQFASFFPILPGINRVRGEYDLVCSIAFPYTNFTYAALRTARAAGAPLVVTPFLHLATPGDPVHRAYTRSHQRWLLSQADLVVAATRLEADTIVSWGINRSRLLTLPMAIEHADVTGGDGLDFRARLGLDASTPLVGQLGALDLDKGTVDLVNALSRINASRVGTPVQLALAGRATPRFAEFLGTLEHSPWLHHIGPITTEECRGFFDAIDIFAMPSRTDSFGIVFLEAWANGKPVVAARAGGVAEVVQDGVNGLLVPFGQPGDLAAAIGRLVASPSLGQTLGATGKQQVETGYTWDDRYRTLTGRIETLTSVDRRTRSSRIASGSPLATNPSGSVLGS
- a CDS encoding glycosyltransferase family 2 protein translates to MIERSSPRLSVVIPTYNGRALLERCLASLDQHSPPGVEILVIDDASTDGTAEWISAIHPAVRLLRMEKNGGFCTTANAGLAAAKGEFVQLLNNDTEVTEGWYEAALRPFENPAVGSVAPLVLVLSEPDRVDSAGDSYAFFGWPTKRGHGESAAEWAVRPADRVFGASGAAAIYRASALRRSGLLDPSFGSYYEDVDLAFRLRWAGYECEFAPSCRILHAISATFDHARPGLQRQMARNAELVYWANLTRTWLAISVVPHAGFVMAQGLARLMRGRFGPFWRGKCDALSLLGRDLAGRRRLRTDLARSAVHRPNFPLRVNPLGDVRNHIGRPAETNQGLASRSD
- a CDS encoding exopolysaccharide biosynthesis polyprenyl glycosylphosphotransferase; the protein is MDNPLDRNRWWRWPSPAVATGRVLIVGFHRDSRRVARSLRDGPWLDLPVIGFVDAGHPRHSGGPSRGRQLALHSQSEPVPVLGRLDSLAEVVTRSGATHLVVAMSGPQGKRLEPALSSLNRAEVSVHWVGEDRKAGPMGHSPYHSPHTHASWRWDRLAKRVLDATASLLGLLLLSPLLLTVALIIWVTSGRPILYTQERVGQGGRVFKLFKFRSMSVDAEGATGPIWASNYDQRCTRVGSWLRRSNIDELPQLMNVVMGDMSLVGPRPERPIFVDQFRTAVPDYDLRHAMPGGMTGWAQVHGWRGRTSLRKRVQYDLDYIQRWNFWLDLKVLVMTIEHVCWSRTSWGKPEPLRGLSARTRRGRR
- a CDS encoding zinc metallopeptidase; its protein translation is MFFHFDYMYLVFVAPAMLLAMWAQARVSSAYARGSQVNSSSGITGAEAARRIMEGDGIYDVPIEPVAGHLTDHYDPSNKVLRLSQDNFYGTSLSALGVAAHEAGHAIQDAHRYPLMVVRGLMVPIASFGSSAAWITMIAGFMLSMTPLILAGVILFSTTVVFQLVNLPVEFDASRRARANLAVTGLIRPEEDKVVGDVLNAAAWTYVAATLSSVLTLLYYLYRLGLLGGRSDD
- a CDS encoding glycosyltransferase family 2 protein translates to MTTRPPATVRLSVVIVNYNSWPDTLRLVGELANAPEVRSGLCEVVIVDNASAGPPPSELDAANASVRLVEREDNGGFAAGVNDGVRAAHGARILVLNPDVVTAPDFLSRVFRRLDGDEKSGARPPGVVGFALVNSDGSRQGSVGAFPDLARVVWEQFIPRSRRKYQADWRPEGGSVDWVTGACMLLSRDMLDEIGGMDEDFFLYHEEVALCRVARDAGWRVEYDPSAEVVHRDPLQNRALSPKMRLITRHSKLLYFRKHLPRWQFLILSWVVTLESGCALLWLRAREETQETRSWARIGEVARALRNGETPGGGTVRRLAEAVEETGPDDGGASKPTSGLGAHRRN
- a CDS encoding glycosyltransferase family 39 protein, which translates into the protein MRPTQHATRMAALMILAAGLLGWLARHTEILFADGLRYVAQAKLIDQGTWREGLVRSVDHPIYPMAIAAVHQVVGGTSPDDWQFAAQLASILAGVLLVIPLYLVSAELFGDETAWLACILAFLVPITGHVFADALSESTFLLFWSWGFWAGLRFLRQGKFGWLPLSVAFGGLAYLCRPEGLLLPAALACTLLLMPLTQSTRMYWPRWWAAIAFLILGPALVAGPFVLARGGLATKPAVGRLLGLTAKSGTLAVERERPLEPDQSVAKTYALAFRSVARAIRDAVSLPLLPLVAFGLWIAWPPRERSRLWLFVMVVEGAAFLGLMRLHATGGYCTPRHAMLAVLPMFGAAALGLSTLIRAIVIPGRWFGQPETTFRPGPIIWAMAFAAIVTMQTDGLLAPVNDRFGSYKDAGGWVSAHVPEGAKIVDVTGWSQFYSGRPGYTFADLHDARPSGSARWIVVRDAHLKGPWIYCDWLREMVAGRTPVASFPPEPVRGVAQVYIFDRETPPAQAAAVGAAPERR